Part of the Falco cherrug isolate bFalChe1 chromosome 1, bFalChe1.pri, whole genome shotgun sequence genome, ggggggcatgGGGCCCACACAGCAGCTTGGGGGAGCAGAGAGCACCCACATCCTGCATTCCTCTGATATGGGGCAATGTGAGCCTGGGGCAGGGATGCTccttggggagggaggggaggggggtggtgggACTAGAGGATGGGCACAAGAGTGATGGGAGGTGGATGCAGGTGGGGATGGATGTGGGGTGCAGGTGTAGAGGGGGAATGGATGTGGGGTGTGGGTGCAGGGTGGGAAAGGATGGATGTGGTGTGTCAGGAGGAGGGGGTACCTAGCCCATCACGGTGTGGGGGACGGGCTACCCACACCCATAGCTCATCCCTGACCCCAGTCTCTGCCTCTTATCTCCAGTTCAGGTAGGGGAACTGAATGGGGATGTGGTGGTGAGATGCAACACATCGGTGCAGCAAGTGACCTGGACGCAGAACGGGGAGCCAGATCCCATGGTCGAGCTGGTGACAGAGGGACAGAATCTCACCATCATCGGCTTGGACCTGCCAGCCACAGGCAACTACAGCTGCTGGGCCAAGACCATCCTGCTGGACTCCACCTACGTGGTGGTCAGCAGCACCCGTATGTGGGGCCAGGCACAAGGGGTCTGGCAcggccaggcagggctgagggagTGGGGGAACATGGGGTGGCAGAGGGTATGCAGGGAGTtgggggcaggctggggaccAGGAGGTGCTCGTGTATCCACAGACCTTTGTGCCTAGCCCATGGGGCTGTGGGGATGCACCAGGCAGGGCTCTGTGGGGCCAGGGGGAGCACAGCCTCCCTTGTGCCGTATGGGGAAGGGGCACCGTGCCCAGCCCCGTGCAGCCCCTGAGACATCATCacccctcagccctgccaggcaagGAGGGGATTAATGTCTCCTGCCAGGCTGAGTCCTACCATGGCTCCTTCCGCTGCTCCTGGACCGGCCCCCACTCCGCTGTCTTCCACGCCCGCCTCACACGCAGGTGGGTGCCCCAGGAACCCCCCCCAATCCGgtcccagccccatggctgcCCAGCCCTCACACCTGCCTCCCCCCACAGTGATGGCTCCTTGGGGGAATGGGTGCCAGCTACCGGCCACCATGGCCAGTTCAGCGCCAGCTTTGTGGATCCGTCCTTCTGCCCCTTTGGTGAGGAGCTGCATccgctgcagctgcagctggaggggctCTCAGACACTTCCTACCTCAACTTCTCCATCCACTTCTTCATCCGTGACATCGGTGAGCTCAGACCCAGAGCAGCAGGGTCCAAGGGGTGTCCTCGGGGCGCTGGGGTCTCTGTGGgagggctcagccccagggctgggcagtgctgcccaTGCTGAGCCCTGCTCTTCCCACAGTGCGGCCCGACCCACCGCAGAAGCTGACTGTGCAGCGACAGGGGGAGCAGCTCCACCTGGCCTGGGCCCCCCCGGCCTCCTGGCTGCTCCCCAAATCCTACTTCACCCTGTTCTACCGGCTGCAGTACGAGCTCCCCAATGGCACCCAGGTAACTGTGGGATGCCCATGCCCAGATGGCCCCTGCATGTGCCACCCAACATCCTCACCCTGCCTGGCAcccaccctgctccagccccagccccagcctgggctcttcCCCTGCCCAGAGGTGCCACTGGGAACAGAGACTTACCGGGGGTTCAGCAATGCCCCCATCCCCACTATGCTGCTTCTCTCCTTGGGGTGGTGAATCATCACTCCTGGCTCTCACCTCTGCTCCCCGCTCCTGCCACACTGCCAagcaaggcagcagcactgcccaggTTGGGGAGGTTCCAGTGTCCCCCACCCTGActcccagtgctgagccctgctcctgccctgtcctgcccttCCCCACAGCCTCACCCCCTGTGGCATCCGTGCTGGCTGCCCTCGGCCCTGGCGCCAGGGTGTACCCCCTGATGCCACAGCCTGCCCTGCTTTGCAGGTTGACAAGGATGTGGAGGATGCGGAGGAGACATGGCTGCAGGTGTGCACACGGCGGGTGCGCATCAGTTGCCAGGACCCCTATGCCAGCCACGCCTGGAGCCCCTGGAGCCCCTGGCAGGACATCGATGGAGCTCAGCAGTGCCAGCTCCAAGCACATTGATCCCACACATGGACACCCTTGCAcccatcccctgccctgctgcacctCTGTGTGCACAGGGacacccagggctgcagggcacccCACCAGTTTGGCAGCCATTGGCATCCAACACCAACCTTCCCATTCTCTTGTACAGCTGGAAGAGGCTTTTTACCTCTGTTAAAGAGCTGGGCTTGGCTTTACTACAACAAACCTTGGTTAGTCTTTGTGTGGGGTTGGGGGTACTGGTCCCCCAGCTTCTGTGGGTTCCAGCTGGGCAcactgcaggcagggctcctgcctgccctgtccTTCTGCTCAAGGAGCCCAGACTGGTCCCTGCCCCACAGTGGGGACACAGGCTTGTGCAAGCTCCCCCCCTACACAGCTCCCTGAGAGGCCCCCACTCCCCACTGATGCTGGGCTCAGCCCATGGAGACCTTACACACAGCTAAAAACAGCCGTGTAACACACACGTGTACAcatgctccagcccagctgggaatGGCCCATCTCAACAGCCATACCCTGGCCTGGCCTCGGTGGGGGTCACCACAGTCCCGCCCAATTGTCTGCCAGGACACACAGGCACCCTGGACCCCACCATGCCTCATCAACCCCCCCTagatctacctcctttctgagGGCTGCAGCGGGACAGCACCCCTAGCCCCAGGGGGAGCACCCCAGCAGGGATGCACTGCCCTATGCCAAGCAGGCATGTCctgagcaggcagcaccccCTCTCCACATCCTGGGGGTGCAGGATCCCCACCTGACCCCAGGAGCGCCGGTCCCAGGGCAGGACACAGCCATGGTGAAGGGGGGGTCAGGGACCACCCACCAGCACTGAGGGGGCTCAGCTCCCCGACTGGGGCACAGTCCCCTCCACCATGTGGCTGTGGCCAGACACCCACGGTGTGCCCCACTCAGCATCCCTGTGGGGCACCCAGCCCCGGGCAAGGGGCTGCGGCCAGGCAGGAAGGACTCCAGACCCccgcagccaggcagcccccacAGGAATGACTCCGGCACCAGGCTCCCATGGAGCCACCCCAAGCCCTGGGTCTGCTGCAGACCCTGGGAGCGCAGTGGGGTGCCCCCACCACCACAGACTGGCTAGCTCCGGGTGATGCCACGGGGCTTTATTGAGGTGCTTCcactgagctggggctgggaccccaaccctgctgctgctccggAGAGGCTGGTGAGTGTGCGGCCCCATGGGCGCTGCCctcctggggggctggggcctcctggggccggggcctggggaGCCGGGAGTCCCAGgagcccgggggggggggccaTGGCACAGGGGGACAGAAGGACCGGGGCTCCGGGAGTCCAGAGAGGTCCAGAGCGTCCGGGGATCCCATGGCCTGGGTGTCTGGGGCGGAGGTCCCGGGGCGCAGGCGAGCGGGGGCTCAGGGGACCCCAAGGTGCAGAACTCCGGGATCTGGGGGCCCGCGCAGGGTCGTGTGGGTCCCGGCAGCGCGGGGTCCCGCGGCGGGGTCGGGGGTCCCGTCACGGCGGGGCCAGGCAGCCCAGGCGCAGCTCTTCGCCCTCCAGCATCTCTCTGCAAGAGACAGGCCCCAGCTGAGCCCCGcaccccgcccgcccccccgcccctccccgcgtACCGGTACGCGGCGATCTCCGCCTCCAGCGCCATCCGCAGCCGCAGCAGCGCCGGGTACTCCCGCAGGCACCGGGCCATCTCCGCCTCCGCCTCGCCGATCTCCCGCTCCAGCTCAGCCACCCGCTCCTGCCGGCCGGGCCGTCAGCAACGCCCGGGACCCCCGGCCCTCCGCCCCACACGGACCCCCGCCCCTCACGGATgccgctccccagccccacctggCCCTCCCCCGTCCCATCCCGCCCCCCggacccccctccccagccccagcccccgcccccaTCCCTCCGGCCGTCCAGGCCCGCACCGCCCCCCTCCCggtgcctgcccccccccaatCCGCgcccccttccccacagcccagccatCTGCCCCCTCCCAAACCGCCTGGCGACCCCCCGCACCTGGTACTTGGCCAGCTCCCCGCTGCGCCGGTCCCgcagcccctccagctgccGGTGCAACGCGCCCACGGCCCCGCGCAGCGCCTCCACCTCGGCGGCGCGGGCGCGCAGCAGCCTCCGGTACCCGGCAGCCTCGGCACGGGCACGCAGCACCGCCTCGCCGCCGCCCCACCGGTACCGGGGACAGCCCTCGGCCGCGCTCATCCCGGCGGCTCTGCGCGGCGGTTccaacaccacacacacccgcCCACTCCCCGGTAAAACGGGGCCGCGTCACGGAACTGCAGCCAATCCCGCCGCCGGGGAACCGGCACCGGTTGCCCGCCTCCTCCCGGGAGCAACGGGAGAGGTCGGCAGGAgcctgcccgccgcccgcgccccaGGGGGCCCTGCGGGCGCGGGGCACGCTCCTGCCGCTCCCCGAGCAGCGTCTGCAGCACCATGGACAGCGGCGGGTTGAGGGTCAAGGTCAAGTTTAGGGTCAGGATCGTCGCTATTGCCCCCCTCGCCTCCATCATCAGCCAGGGACCCCAGCCGGAGCTGGCCCTGGTGGGGGTCCCGATGACCgggcacagcagggcagagctggggggggggggatgtccCATCCCAACTGAGGCTGGAGTGGGGCTGAGGGCATCGGTCCCCGGTGGGGGAGTGGGGCAGGGGACGGGGTCCCCAACCAAGGCTGGGGACACTCAGAGTTTCACCGGTGAGGGGCGGGCAGGCATTTGCTGCAGGAGGGGGGGTTCAGCCCCCAGCATacccctctgcctccccatgggtgggctgtgggtgaCGCTGGACCAAGGTTCAGTCAGACTCCAGGCAGCACAGGGTGAGGTGAAGGGGGTCCCAGGAACcacagctgggaggggagggggggggagggggggggcagggggggggcaGGCACGAGGGCAGCCCCACTCAGGGGGGGCCAGTGCAATCCTTTGGCATGCAGGGGCACCCCAAGTCcattgcaggcagctgcaggggcaTGTCcaggcccagggctgcaggggttCGGCAGCACCCAGGAGCCTGGCCCACCGGGCTGGCGAGCCCAGTCCTCAATCTGTGCCACcaccgggggggtgggggtgcctGGGTCCTGGTCCAGCCCGGGAGCCACAGCTCGAAGCCAGAGCTGACAAACTCCAACCAGGATAAGGCAAGTGTGTGCAGGTGGTGCAGACCCCACATCGGCCACCAGCGAGGGCAGGGGGCCTCCCAGCACTGGAAATGGGGGGGTCCATCCCACACCCCGCTCAGCCCatgctgggtgggatgggggctgtggctgccccgAGGAGTGGGGCCTGGGCcggctgggagagctgctggtggATGGGCAGCAGGTCCTGAGCAGGGACCAACCAAGGAGCTGCCCCCAGAGCAGGGGGCTCTGGGGAGGAGGGGCTGGACTTGCAGAGGCCCGGGGGGTGCAGGGGCCCAGCCCTGAGCTCCCAGGGGGTCCGGGCAAGCGGCTGCCTGCAGCGGTACCCCAGGCAGGTGTCCAGGCAGGGGTCAGCAGAGCTTTGAGTCCAACCGCAGGGGCACATCCGCCCACCTGGAGCTGTGGGGTGGCTGAGGGGGGCCCCGAGAGGGCTGGCCGGtggcggggaaggggctgccagTGGTGGGGgctcctgggaagcagcagccccctccctgccacgggctggaggtgctgggctCAGACCCTGCCGggctcccaccaccacctcccgGCACATCCATGGCTCCCAGGGGACTTCACAccacagaggccacccctgaGACGGACGTCACCTTGTTGTCctcagcccagggctgcagatTCTGCAGGGCGTAGAgggaggagttgtgcatgcaGAGCGGGTCCTGGGGCAGCGGCTGGCTCAGGCTCTTCTGGAAGGCCTCTTGCTGCAGGTGCAGCATCAGGCGGTTGGCCTGCTGGCGCTCTGCCTCGCGCTCCTCCGCCgtctgcctcctgccagcacacAGGGCCTGtccagcactgccctgctgcccgcAGCCCATCCCACTCCTGGCACCACTGTGTGCCGCTGTGGCAACACCccgcagccccagcactgctgtgtgCCGGTGTGGCAGtgccctgcagcctctgcccgCAGTCTGTCCTGCCGCTGCCACCATGGTGTGCCAGTGTGGCAAtgccccacagcctccccaccaccacagcctgggcTGTCTCTTGCCACCGCAGTGCACCAGTCCGGaacagccccacagcccagtCCCTCTCTTGGCACCGCTGTGCACCAACGCAGCAAtgccccacagcccacccctccCTCGGCACCACCATGCCTCACCCCACCGGGCACAGGGGATGCAGCGTGGACAGTCACCCCATctcgccccagcccagcctctccTGGGGGGCACAGCCACAGCGGGGGGCAGCTGttggagggaggcagggggtcGGAGCTGCAGGGGCTGCGACAGCCGGCCCTGTTACCTCCACTTGGTGCGACGGTTCTGGAACCAAGTCTTGACCTGGGCGTCCGTCATCTTGAGGGCTTTGGCCAGAGTGGCGCGCTCGGCTGAGGCCAGGTACTTCTGGCGGTGGAAGCGCTTCTCCAGCTCGCAGATCTGCACCCGGCTGAAGGAGGTGCGTGGCTTCTTCCGCTTGGGCGGCGTGCGGTTCTGGTAGGGGTGCCCAATCCGCCGAGTCGCCGCAAAGGGCGACAgcgcagctgcaggcagagggtgGGTGAGGGGGAGCCAGGGGCAGAGTGCgctccccactgctgctgccacacaggcaggggctgggcagagcccgggcagagggcagggcaggagcgggcacagcctgggcagcactggagctggaggggggatgcgtggggctgtggggatggggacctCCAGGGGAggccaccagcactgcctggcagAAAGGAGACCCAGAGTCGTTCCcacctgctcccacagccctgGGACACACGGGGCAGCTCAAGACGTGACCAGAGGGCCCATTCCCACCCCACGGCCATGGCACAAGCACTCTCCCGGACTGGAGGGTGGGGATCAGGGCCGGCAGAGTGGTGGGGCAGACCCAgtcccagggctggtggggggcCAGTGAGGCTCCTGGCAGCATAGACCCACCCCCATCGAGCCCTGCCACAGTCCCAGAGGAGCCTCCTCAGCATGGCTGGGGCTTCCAAgccctcctggggcaggggcgggACCCCAGAAGCTTTCGGGAGGCAGCTGGCGTCTCGCTCCATGTGCTCCCACACTCTGCCGGCTGCCAGGGTGCcgagggctggggaaggggctgtccCTGCACGGCCAGCGTGTGAGCCAGGGACGGTGAGACCGGTGTGCTacatcccagccccagctggaaCTGGAGCCACAGGGAGCATCAGAGTAGCAAAGCAGTGTGGA contains:
- the TLX2 gene encoding T-cell leukemia homeobox protein 2, which produces MEAAALAREGGGQGPPPHEPISFGIDQILGGPHEPAGGGAGPARAAGEPDYGGLYGGGYGPACSLGSYNLNMSMNVSVNVTPAPAAPPAGVIRVPAHRPAPAAPPAAPPAAPPPVPGLSGLTFPWMETTRRIAKDRLSAALSPFAATRRIGHPYQNRTPPKRKKPRTSFSRVQICELEKRFHRQKYLASAERATLAKALKMTDAQVKTWFQNRRTKWRRQTAEEREAERQQANRLMLHLQQEAFQKSLSQPLPQDPLCMHNSSLYALQNLQPWAEDNKVTSVSGVASVV
- the LOC114014855 gene encoding interleukin-12 subunit beta-like encodes the protein MLLWFGFTLGQSRGVPAQYIPSHPPAPSPCQAHWSSTDHSSKMLVLVGLMLYLAPADALTAFPPKFQVGELNGDVVVRCNTSVQQVTWTQNGEPDPMVELVTEGQNLTIIGLDLPATGNYSCWAKTILLDSTYVVVSSTPLPGKEGINVSCQAESYHGSFRCSWTGPHSAVFHARLTRSDGSLGEWVPATGHHGQFSASFVDPSFCPFGEELHPLQLQLEGLSDTSYLNFSIHFFIRDIVRPDPPQKLTVQRQGEQLHLAWAPPASWLLPKSYFTLFYRLQYELPNGTQVDKDVEDAEETWLQVCTRRVRISCQDPYASHAWSPWSPWQDIDGAQQCQLQAH
- the LOC129735290 gene encoding alpha-internexin-like, which translates into the protein MSAAEGCPRYRWGGGEAVLRARAEAAGYRRLLRARAAEVEALRGAVGALHRQLEGLRDRRSGELAKYQERVAELEREIGEAEAEMARCLREYPALLRLRMALEAEIAAYREMLEGEELRLGCLAPP